In Alkalihalobacterium alkalinitrilicum, a genomic segment contains:
- the copZ gene encoding copper chaperone CopZ, with translation MQQITLNVQGMSCGHCVNSIEGNVGKLNGVESVKVHLKTGKVDVSFDPNALSVKDIENEIEDQGYDIKK, from the coding sequence ATGCAACAAATAACACTAAATGTACAAGGAATGTCTTGTGGACATTGTGTTAATTCCATTGAAGGCAATGTCGGTAAATTAAATGGTGTTGAATCTGTCAAGGTACACCTTAAAACAGGGAAAGTGGATGTTTCTTTTGATCCTAACGCGTTAAGCGTAAAAGATATTGAAAATGAAATTGAAGATCAAGGGTATGACATAAAGAAGTAA
- a CDS encoding metal-sensing transcriptional repressor → MNHSEETKITHRSVKEKEQIMNRLKRIEGQVRGIQNMVENDRYCVDIITQISAINAAMKKVSLQLLEKHTHHCVSDAIKAGDGDDAIKELMEVFARFSKS, encoded by the coding sequence ATGAATCATTCGGAAGAAACCAAAATCACACATAGATCAGTAAAAGAAAAAGAACAAATAATGAATCGGTTAAAACGAATTGAAGGCCAAGTTCGAGGAATTCAAAATATGGTTGAAAATGACCGCTATTGTGTAGATATTATTACGCAAATTTCTGCGATCAATGCAGCAATGAAGAAAGTAAGTCTTCAATTATTAGAAAAACACACCCATCATTGTGTATCAGATGCTATAAAAGCTGGAGATGGGGATGACGCGATTAAAGAATTAATGGAAGTTTTTGCTCGTTTTTCTAAATCTTAA
- a CDS encoding tyrosine-type recombinase/integrase, translated as MPQIRIHDQRHTYATLLLELGVNPKIVAVRLGHTSVKITLDVYPHATTDMQKDTVKKLEKFIY; from the coding sequence GTGCCTCAGATCAGAATACACGACCAAAGGCACACTTATGCAACGCTATTATTAGAATTAGGTGTCAATCCCAAAATCGTTGCGGTACGATTAGGGCATACTTCAGTAAAAATTACGTTAGATGTCTATCCTCATGCTACCACTGATATGCAAAAAGATACAGTTAAGAAGCTAGAAAAATTCATTTACTAA
- a CDS encoding tRNA dihydrouridine synthase has protein sequence MIDNFWRDLPRPFFVLAPMEDVTDVVFRHVVSKAGRPDVFFTEFTNSDSYCHPEGMKSVRGRLIFTEDEQPMVAHIWGDNPEYFRQMSIGMAELGFKGIDINMGCPVPNVVSRGKGSGLILRPDVAAELIQAAKAGGLPVSVKTRLGYKDVNEWEEWLTHILKRDIANLSIHLRTRKEMSQVDAHWELIPEIKKLRDRIAPNTLLTINGDIPDRQTGLQLAEQYGIDGVMIGRGIFKNPFAFEKDPKEHNSKEYLDLLRLQLDLQDQYAEALPRSITGLHRFFKIYVKGFRGAGELRNQLMNTKSTDEVRALLDNFVLEND, from the coding sequence ATGATAGATAATTTTTGGCGTGATTTACCACGACCATTTTTTGTACTTGCACCAATGGAGGATGTGACAGATGTTGTTTTTCGTCACGTGGTAAGTAAAGCTGGTCGACCAGATGTATTTTTCACAGAGTTTACAAACTCAGATAGCTATTGTCATCCAGAGGGCATGAAAAGTGTGCGTGGTCGTTTGATTTTTACAGAAGATGAACAGCCAATGGTGGCACATATTTGGGGGGATAATCCCGAATATTTCCGCCAAATGAGTATTGGCATGGCAGAGCTAGGATTTAAAGGCATCGATATTAATATGGGCTGCCCTGTACCGAATGTGGTATCGAGAGGGAAAGGTAGTGGCCTTATTCTGCGCCCAGACGTTGCGGCAGAACTTATTCAAGCAGCTAAAGCGGGCGGGCTGCCTGTCAGCGTGAAAACACGACTTGGCTATAAGGATGTAAATGAGTGGGAGGAGTGGCTAACGCATATTTTAAAACGGGATATTGCGAACCTTTCTATTCATTTACGTACAAGAAAGGAAATGAGTCAAGTAGATGCGCATTGGGAGCTAATTCCGGAAATTAAAAAATTACGTGACCGTATCGCACCAAATACGCTATTAACAATCAATGGAGACATTCCTGACCGTCAAACTGGGCTGCAGCTTGCTGAACAATATGGTATTGATGGCGTTATGATCGGGCGAGGTATTTTTAAAAATCCTTTTGCTTTTGAAAAAGACCCAAAAGAGCATAACAGTAAAGAATACCTTGATCTTTTAAGACTGCAGCTTGATCTTCAAGATCAATATGCGGAAGCACTGCCACGTTCAATCACAGGGCTTCATCGCTTTTTCAAAATTTATGTCAAAGGATTCCGTGGAGCTGGTGAATTAAGAAATCAATTGATGAACACGAAATCAACAGATGAAGTGCGTGCATTGCTTGATAACTTTGTATTAGAGAATGATTAA
- a CDS encoding malate synthase, with protein sequence MNLINKKVTHKRFGIGSIVKHNDSSIEIHFASENKKFVFPDVFGKHLKLHDKSVANSLEKIIQKKEMERKEEEWKKEEEKKLQRKNQELRLEHEKLMKNHKLHPESQMVFWCDTEEQNSSFSEWKVFSGVIKSGNNKGKPNKPIRLHQNSAVLLTAIDSSMPEKDRRILGVYMVNEDFIGKICEDGYIPAHSKYRLQLTEQESDQMLFWEYYVNEKFPHKMTWNTGKYRYFENSWIAQILLDIVSLKSDPKERELAQQFFEHFCKMNQITDQELPKPNGALMRI encoded by the coding sequence ATGAATCTAATCAATAAGAAAGTTACACACAAGCGTTTTGGCATAGGTAGTATAGTTAAACATAATGATTCTAGTATTGAAATACATTTCGCATCGGAAAATAAAAAGTTTGTTTTCCCTGATGTATTTGGAAAGCACCTAAAACTACATGATAAAAGTGTTGCTAATTCACTTGAAAAGATTATACAAAAAAAGGAAATGGAACGAAAGGAGGAAGAATGGAAGAAGGAAGAGGAAAAAAAACTACAACGAAAAAACCAGGAACTTCGCTTGGAACATGAAAAACTTATGAAAAATCATAAACTACATCCCGAATCACAAATGGTTTTTTGGTGTGACACAGAAGAACAGAATAGTTCTTTTTCAGAGTGGAAGGTTTTTTCAGGCGTAATAAAAAGTGGTAATAACAAGGGGAAGCCAAACAAACCCATCCGCTTGCACCAAAATAGCGCTGTCCTGTTAACAGCAATAGATTCTAGCATGCCTGAAAAAGACAGACGTATCTTAGGTGTCTATATGGTGAATGAAGATTTTATCGGTAAGATTTGTGAAGATGGATATATTCCTGCTCATTCAAAATACAGACTCCAACTTACAGAACAGGAATCGGATCAGATGCTTTTCTGGGAATATTATGTAAATGAAAAATTCCCCCACAAAATGACATGGAATACAGGTAAATACCGTTATTTTGAAAATTCATGGATAGCTCAAATTTTGCTTGATATAGTTTCGTTGAAAAGTGACCCAAAGGAACGAGAGTTGGCACAACAATTTTTTGAACATTTTTGTAAAATGAATCAGATAACAGATCAAGAGTTACCAAAGCCTAATGGTGCATTAATGCGTATTTAG